The Rhodospirillaceae bacterium genome includes the window TGAACGGTTTGCCTTCGCCGGTTTCCGGGTCCATGGCCACCGTCGGCGGATTGTAAGACGCACTACCAATAGCAGGTGTCCCATTCACAAATTGGCATTGGTGTGCGAGATCGCCGATGTTGATGGCGCGTTGAGGAAAGCCAAGCACCCGGACCGTGCGGTCCACGGCTTCAAGCTGATCCACACGAACGCCCAGCATCGGGGCGGCGCATTCAAACAAGATCGTGCGCGCACGTTCTGCTGCTAATTTGATCGCGTTGCCGGTGACGTAGGTCGTGCGGCTGGCGATGGCGCCTGTGTCCATAGGGGTGGTATCTGTATCGCCACTGACGATGTTCACATCATCCAAGGAAATACCCAACGCTTCGGCGCAAATTTGACCGAGGGCTGTTAACGAACCCTGGCCGGTTTCGACCGTACCGGTTTGCAACGTTGCGGTGCCATCTTCACAGACCATGACCGTTGCGGCGGAGGGATTGGAAATCACAGTGAACCCAATCGGGTACCACATGCAGGCCATGCCGCGTCCTTTTTTAATCGCCATGACTTAGTTCTCCTTCCAACCGGCGCGTTCTGACGCCATTTTTAATGACTCGCGAACGGCAACGGATGCTAATTGTTGGCCCGTGGGGCTGCTTGATCCTTCATGGAAGGCATTCCTC containing:
- a CDS encoding molybdopterin-dependent oxidoreductase, whose protein sequence is MAIKKGRGMACMWYPIGFTVISNPSAATVMVCEDGTATLQTGTVETGQGSLTALGQICAEALGISLDDVNIVSGDTDTTPMDTGAIASRTTYVTGNAIKLAAERARTILFECAAPMLGVRVDQLEAVDRTVRVLGFPQRAINIGDLAHQCQFVNGTPAIGSASYNPPTVAMDPETGEGKPFSTYVYATQIAEVEVDDETGEVQVTKIYAAHDCGTAINPMLVEGQIEGGISMGVGMALQEEMLFKDDGSQVNPNLTNYIMPTSLDMPEIEVDIVDNYDPTGPFGAKGVGEPTAVPTSGAIGNAIFDAVGVRIKSLPMTAEKVLMAIMDKRDGEQKALPAAE